One Nostoc sp. CENA543 genomic window, ACTAACATACTGAGTAACAGTGTCGGCACAACCGCGATTTCAGCAACTTTAATCGCGTGGTTTTCCATACGCGTATCATGGACAGGAGCTTCCTGCATGAGTTTAATGCTCTGTCCGGCGCGGGTGTCACTACCTACCCGTTCCGCCAAGATGTAAACCTGTCCTTCTCTGACTAAAGTGGAGGCAAATACAGACTGTCCTTTGATTTTCAAAATCGGTACGGATTCGCCCGTTAATTTCTGTTCATCAAGCAGGACTTTACCTTTAATAATGCTGCCATCTACGGGGATTTGTTCCCCAGGATAAACGATGACTGTATCTCCTGGATGGACTTGCTGAATGGGGATTTGCACCTTTTCTCCATTGCGTTCTACCCAAACAAACTGTCCTAGGGAATTGAGCAAATCTAGGGTTTGCATTTTGGAGGAACGAGCGGTGCGATCGCGGATATTTTCGCCAATTTCAATTAAACTCAACATTAAGGACGGTGTGAGAAACTGACCTTGGACGGTGGTCATGGCGATCGCAATAAAGTCCAAAAAGTCGATAGTAAGTTTGCGTTGGGTGACAATTCCGGTTAAGGCTCTCTTGAATACTGGTAATGTAGCTAAGGCAATTGTCCCCGCCGTCAAAAACGATGGGATCGCTACTCCTAAAGGCCCGCCTAAAATCGCTAATCCTGTAGCTAAAACCGATAGTTGCATTCCTGGCCAGGAAGCTTCTTCTTGCTCCTCTGGGGTGGCTAATGATTGTTTAGTGTTGATGGGGACAATTCCAGGATCACCAGCTGCCACAATCAGACAACTGAGACGCGATCGCATTTTAGCTTCAGCAACGGCATTGTGTTTATAGACCACAACCAAAGAAGCCGCCGCCGGCTGAATGCGAGTTTTCGTAATTAGAGTATCAGCTTCTAACAAAGCTACTAGCCGCTTGGCGTAATCTGTATCGTAGCGCAACCTAGGTACACGCCAGCGTAATCTCCCTGGCACTGCATGAACAACACTATGGGTAACTGGCGCAATCTGCTTTGGGGATACAACTTGAAGCGGGTTTGCAACTATTGAGCCATTGAATTGGTTTTGTGTCTGATAGGCAGTTATGGAAGTTACAGCTACTTCTTCCGCCTGCTTCTCTACAACTTCTAGAGACTGATGCACAGGAGGTGACGCTAGTTGTACGGTTGTTTGTGCCATTGATAGATCCTTGATGCGGTAGATAAACTTGGTGTTTCGTGGTCTCTTGCGGAAAAAAAGGCGATTAATACCCCTAGGCAAAAAAAGTTTTGCCCCTGATTCTCAGCATTAACCCCCATCTCCTCAAGACGGACATAAATGCAGATTTATGATTTTTGAAAATGCTGTGGTTTTAGACAGCGATCCCCGTTGACGGTATGCTAAAACATCCCAAATTTGTTTGTGGGATGGGCATCTTACCCGTTATCTGCTCTTGGTTGAGCCAGATACTCACCGGACAAGATGGATAATTTATTTGCGGGAAAGTCTTAAATGTAGATTGCTGATCGTTGGCTGTTATTTGCTGTATATCTACCGCCACTGAACTAGTCAGTTTGAGGTAATTCCGAGCTAGCAGGCTGAACAGGCGTTGTAGATATTGCGGTATATGGAATTTTCTATAATGTGTGCAGTGCTGTTTCCTCGGTCGCGGTACAGTATCGGACGCTGACGCGGAATCTTCCATTTTTAATCCTCCAAATATTTCTAAAGACGAACAAAAGTAATAAACAATCGCTTTGGTGATTTGCCGGCGACTTTTGACTGTTTACAGTGGTAAATTCGCCATAAAATTCAAAGAATAAGACAATGCTGAATATTTCATTTCAGCCCACCAACTGGATATATAGACTGTTTGCTTGGCTGTGGTGGTGATATTCTCTGGCTCAGTCATCTGTTGAGTCACTACTGGTTCAGATGTAGCTGGCGTTGACTGTGGTGCTGGTGGGGAAACTTGGGCGGGAGTTGTCTCTAGGGCTGATTCCATGAGACTTATCCAACGAGATACAGCTATTTCTGCGTTAGCTTTGTAGGCTATAGCAATTGATGCTGCATTGTTATTGATGCGTACGCTCTCGACTACAGGATCAGCTTGCA contains:
- a CDS encoding heavy metal translocating P-type ATPase, coding for MAQTTVQLASPPVHQSLEVVEKQAEEVAVTSITAYQTQNQFNGSIVANPLQVVSPKQIAPVTHSVVHAVPGRLRWRVPRLRYDTDYAKRLVALLEADTLITKTRIQPAAASLVVVYKHNAVAEAKMRSRLSCLIVAAGDPGIVPINTKQSLATPEEQEEASWPGMQLSVLATGLAILGGPLGVAIPSFLTAGTIALATLPVFKRALTGIVTQRKLTIDFLDFIAIAMTTVQGQFLTPSLMLSLIEIGENIRDRTARSSKMQTLDLLNSLGQFVWVERNGEKVQIPIQQVHPGDTVIVYPGEQIPVDGSIIKGKVLLDEQKLTGESVPILKIKGQSVFASTLVREGQVYILAERVGSDTRAGQSIKLMQEAPVHDTRMENHAIKVAEIAVVPTLLLSMLVFALTRNTARVASILTLDLCTGIRVSIPTTVLAALSNAARQGILIRSGRALEQLAEIDTIVFDKTGTLTQGEVSVIAVDSFNPEISGDRILAIAAAAEQRLTHPVAEAVIRYAEAQKVVIPSRSKWDYKLGLGVKAEIDGEMVYVGSERFLRQQEIDMEVLNGNGQKATSVIYVASNGRLQGRIRYSDVLRPESREVISQLMNVEGVEVHMLTGDNKRTAQAVAAELGIAPSHTHAEAFPEQKATVVRQLHEQGKTVAFVGDGINDSPALAYADVSVSFAHGSEIARETADVVLMENNLHGLLEAIAIARQAKQLIRQNTGIVAIPNLGALVMAVLFGLNPLAATVINNGSTIVAGVNGLRPVLKHPAKKTLPSGR